The DNA window CGGAGAAAGCGTACGGCTGGCCTGTTGGGTGTGCTCGCGCTGTTGTTCGGCCTGTTGCCTGCGGCTGTTTCCGCCCAGGTTGCAGCCATTGGGGATAAGCAGACCGGCGATCAGTACGGCAGCGAACTTCCCACGGTGCTGAAGGGCGCTTCCATTGATCAGCATCTGAATGTGACCCTGCCGTCCGTTCCCTTTGTGGATGAGACAGGGAAGCCGGTGAATACCGCCGATTACTTTGGCAACGGCAAGCCTGCTGTTCTGGCACTGGTGTACTTCAAGTGCCCCATGCTGTGCTCCGAGGAGTTGAACGGTCTGGTGCAGGGCCTGGCGATGGTTCATCTTGATCCAGCCAAGGACTTCAATGTCCTGGTGGTCAGCATCGATCCGACCGATACGGCGGCTGACGCGCTGAAGGAAAAGAAGCTCTACACCAAGCGGTATGCGCGTCCCGGTACCGAGGGTGGCTGGCACTTCCTGACGGGCAACCAGGCTTCGATCGACGCTGTGACGAAGGCTGTGGGTTTTGGTTATGTGAAGATTCCCAGCCCGGACGGCAAGACCATCCAGTTTGCCCATGCCAGCGCAATCCAGATTCTGACGCCCGAGGCGAAGATTGCGCAGTACTACCTCGGCGTTGAGTATGCCCCGAAGGATCTTCTTCTGGGGCTGGTGGAGGCGTCGGATCACAAGATCGGATCGCCGGTCGCCAACATTTTGACGTATTGCTACCACTACGATCCGCACCGCAACAAGCACAGTCTGATCGTCGCCCGCGTTGTCCAGCTTGGCGGCATGATTACCGTGGCGGGGCTGGGCGGATTTATGTTTTTGATGTTTCGCCGCGACCTGAAGCTTGGCCGCGAGAATGCTTTGACCCGCAAGGACGACCGGACGTAACGACCGGCGCACCAGCGTATTGAACTTTGCGGAATGAGACCGCAGGACCCGAACGAGAGAACGGACAGGAAGAGATAAAGGCCAACGATGCAGATCAGTCCAGTGCTTTGGCAGTTCCTAACCAAATGGCTCACCAGCTCGGCGCTTTGGCCCGACCAGGCCTCCACAATTGCGCCCTGGGCGGACGCGCTCTACATCTTCCTTTGGCTGATGACAGTGGTGGGCGTGATCCTGGTGGGCGCGCTTGTACTATTTTTTGCCATCCGCTACCGCAAGGAGCGTCATCCGGAGGCGGTGCAGATCGAAGGGTCCACACTGCTGGAAGCCACGTGGACCATCATCCCGCTGGGCATCTTCCTGTTTGTCTTCGTGTGGGGCGCATGGCTTTATTTCCGCATCTACAACCCACCGGCTGATGCCATGCAGGTCTACGTGGTGGGTAAGCAGTGGATGTGGAAGGCCGAGCATCCAGGCGGCCAGCACGAGATCAACGCACTGCATGTTCCTATGGGACGTCCGGTGCAGCTGACCATGATTTCGCAGGACGTGTTCCACTCGTACTCGATCCCGGCCTTCCGGGTGAAGCGCGAAGTGATCCCGGGCCGTTACACCACGGTATGGTTCAATGCGACCAAGCCGGGAACGTACCACCTGTTCTGCACGCAGTACTGCGGTACGCTGCATTCCGGCATGGTGGGCGAGATCACGGTGATGGATCCGGCGGACTATCAGAAGTGGACGGAAGAGTCGACCAGCGGCATGAGCCTGGCACAGAACGGCGAGCGCCTTTTTGCTTCGCTGGGCTGCATCTCCTGCCACTCCGGCAATGCAACGGCTTCCGGCCCCAATCTGGCTGGTATCTACGGGTCTAAAATCAAGATGGATGACGGCACGGAGCAGGTGGCCACGGATGGCTTCCTCCGCGACGTGATCCTGAATCCTTCACAGCACGTTCCCTACGGTTACAAGCCGATCATGCCGACATACCAGGGGCAGATCAGCGAAGAAGGCCTGATCGACCTGGTGGAATACATCAAGAGCTTGAAGACCAACTATCGTGTGCAGCAGACGCTGGACACGTCCAAGTCCGATGACGCGGCGCCCATCACACCCGCGGCCTCGCAGAAGGTGACGCAATGAGTACCATCGTCTCGCTCCCTGATCAGAGCACGGCCACGCTGCCGAAGAAGAACTACATCAACGCAGAGCACGGCCTGCTGAGCTGGCTGCTGACCGCAGATCACAAGCGGATCGCGCTGCTGTACATGTTCAGCATCACGTTCTTCTTCTTCATCGGCGGTTTCTTTGCAGGCATGGTCCGCCTGGAACTGCTGACCCCGGCCGGCGACCTGATGGCCGCTGACACCTACAACAAGATGTTCACGATGCACGGCATTGTGATGATCTTCCTGTTCCTGGTGCCGTCGGTGCCTGCCACATTGGGTAACTTCTTCCTGCCGATCATGATCGGTGCGAAGGATCTTGCCTTCCCGAAGATCAACCTGCTGAGCTGGTACCTGTATATGGCCGCCGGCATCTTCGTGATCACCACGCTGGTGCTGGGTGGTGTGGATACGGGCTGGACGTTCACCACGCCGCTCTCCACGCATTACCTGAACACGCATGTGGCGACGACGGCGACCGGCATCTTCATCGCGGGCTTCTCTTCGATCTTTACGGGACTGAACTTCATCGTGACCGTGCACCGTATGCGCGCGCCGGGCATGACGTGGTTCCGGCTGCCGCTGTTCGTGTGGTCGAACTATGCAGCTTCGGTGCTGATGGTTCTGGGCACGCCGGTTCTGGCGATTGCGATTGTCCTTGTGGCTCTGGAGCGCACGATCGGTATCGGCGTGTTCGACCCGACCAAGGGTGGCGATCCGCTGCTGTTCCAGCATCTGTTCTGGTTCTACTCGCACCCTGCCGTGTACATCATGATTCTGCCCGGCTTCGGCGTGATCTCGGAAGTGGTCTCCACCTTCACCCGCAAGCGCGTCTTCGGCTACACGGCTGTGGCGTTCTCTTCTGTGGCGATTGCGGTGTTCGGCTTCTTTGTGTGGGCGCACCACATGTTCATCATGGGCGTATCGAACTACTCGGCTCTGGTCTTCTCACTGCTGACCATGCTGGTGGCGGTTCCTTCGGCCATCAAAATTTTCAACTGGGCATTCACCATGCAGAAGGGCTCCATCACGTTTGAGACCCCCATGCTGTATGTGTTCGGCTTCATCGGCCTGTTCACCATCGGTGGCCTGACGGGCGTGTTCCTTGGCTCGCTGGGTATGGACGTGATGCTGACGGAGACCTACTTCGTGGTGGCGCACTTCCACTTCGTGATGGTGGGCGGCATGTTGATGGCGTTCCTCGCGGGGATCCACTTCTGGTGGCCTAAGATGACCGGCCGCATGTATCCGGAAGGTGTGTCGAAGTTCGCCGCTGTGGTGACGTTCATCGGGTTCATCCTGACGTTCTTCCCGCAGTTTGTGGTGGGCTACCTGGGTATGCCGCGCCGCTATGCTGCGTATCCGCCTGAGTACCAGGTGCTGAATGTACTCTCGACGGCTGGCGCTACGGTTCTGGGTGTTGGTTATATGCTGCCGCTGTTCTACCTGGCGTGGTCGCTGAAGTATGGCGCTATCGCGGGTTCGAACCCCTGGCAGGCAACGGGCCTGGAGTGGCAGATCCAGTCGCCGCCGCTGACGGAAAACTTTACCGAGACGCCGATTGTGACGCAGGAAGCCTACGACTACGAGTGGCTGGCAAAGAAGCAGGAACGCGAACTGCAGCACGTTGGCTAACGGAATTTGATTCACCGGGCTGCGGCGAAGAACCCAGCCCGGGCAACATAAGATTTACGCAGTACGAGAGGGTATTCGATGTCGATCGCTTCGACCATTACGCATCCGCCGGAGCCGGAGATCCATCCGTCGCATGACGTGCATGAGCACCCGTTCTACCAGAAGCACCACTTCGAGACGGCGGAACAGCAGCGTGAAGCTGCCAGCTTCGGCATGTGGCTGTTCCTGCTGACGGAAATCATGTTCTTCGGCGGGCTGTTCTTCGCGTACCTGCTGTATCGCAACTGGTATTACGAGGCCTTTGTGTCGGCTTCGAACTCGTTGAACATGCCGCTGGGCCTGATCAACACGATTGTGCTGATCTCTTCTTCGTTCACGATGGCGATGGGTGTGTGGTCGGCAGAGATCCGCAACAAGAAGTATCTGCAGATTTCGCTGATTGCCACCATTGTCCTCGGTTTTGTTTTTCTTGGCATTAAGACGGTGGAGTATCACGACAAGTTCGTAGAACACCATGTTCCGGGAGCATCGTTCGACATCAAGGACTTTGTGAACCCGCCCAAGGACAGCCTGGAAAAGCCGCTGACCGTGGACATGGCGAACAAGACGCAGATTTACTTCTCGCTGTACTTCGCCATGACGGGCGTTCACGCGCTGCACATGATCATTGGTATCGCCATCCTGTTTGTCTTGCTGTGGAAGGCGCGCACCGGCTTGTACACCACGGGATATGTCCAACCGATTGAGAACTTCGGCCTTTATTGGCACTTTGTCGATATTGTCTGGATCTTCCTGTTCCCGTTCCTCTACCTGATCAATCGACATTGAGTTCGGGCAAATAATGCAACAAAGGGCAGACGGTATGTCTGCCCAGTAACATCGAAGAGATCGCAGTAAAAGGAAGCGCATGAGCGACCACCAGGCAACATCGCACAACCTGACGCCCGTCGACGCACACCACGACAACCTGGATGTGCACGATCCGGCGAACATTACGAACCCGGAACACGTTGCTCACCACATTGTGAGCCCGGCGGTCTACGGCATGATCTTTGGCGTGCTGATGGTGGGCACGCTGCTGACCGTTGGTGCTTCCATGGTGAACCTGGGACATTTCAACGCGCCGATTGCTATTGGCATTGCCGTGACCAAGGCCGTCTTCGTGGTGCTGTTCTTCATGCATGTGAAGTACAGCTCGCGGCTGGTGAAGCTGACGGTGGCGGCAGGGTTCTTCACCTTCCTGGTCCTTGTGTTCATGAGCCTGCTGGACTATGTCTCGCGCGCATGGGGTCAGTGGTAAGACACAGCATTCTGTAGTCAGAACGACAAAGACACATGGCTTGCCATGTGTCTTTTGTTTTTGCAGTGAAGTCGATTTGTGGGGATGCTCGCGCCACTGACTCAGGTGATTCGATTGGCTGGCTGAGAGGTAAGGCGTTCGAGGATGCAAAGACGTGTTTCTCGTCGTGGAACCATCTCTTAAATCCGATGTTTTCATTTCTTCAGTCGATGTTTTGCGGTTCCTGTTGCTTTCCAAAAGGAAAGCGTGGTACGTTTCTGTTGGTTACCTACAGGATGGGGCAGATGGCGCAGAAGACCGATGTAAAGCAGGGCACGTTGGCTCTGATGGTGTTGAAGACGCTGGACGTGCTTGGCCCTTTGCACGGCTATGGCATTGCGCGCCGCATTGAACAGATCAGTGGCGATCTGCTGTCGGTCAATCAGGGGACGCTCTATCCGCTGCTGCTGAAGCTGGAGCATGAAGGTTCGATTGACTCGGATTGGGGTGCGTCGGAGAACAACCGACGGGCTCGCTATTATCGGCTGACAAAAGTAGGAAGCCGCCAATTGCAGAGCGAGGTTCGGGATTGGCAGCAGACGACTGAGATCATGGCGCGGTTTCTCACAGCGAAGGCGGAGGAACTGGGATGAGAGCGTTGCGGCGGCTATGGTTGCGTGCGTGGAATGTTGTATCTGGTCGCAGCGGCCAACAGCGGCTGCGTGAGGAGATAGAGCAGCACATTGCACTGGAGACGGCCGACAACATCCGGGCAGGCATGACCACCGCGGAAGCTCACCGTGCGGCAAGGATTAAATTTGGCCCGGTTGAAGCGATCCGTGAGAGCTATCACTCAGAGAAAGGGTTGCACGTTATGGAGACCATTCTGCAGAACTGCATCTTCGCTCTGCGCATGATGCGAAAGTCGCCGGGTTTCACGGCACTTGCGGCGATCACGCTTGCACTGGGGATAGGCGCCACCTCGGCTGTTTTCAGCTTGATTCAAGGTGTGCTGTTGACGCCACCACCCTATCAGAAGCCCGACCAGTTGGTGCTGGTTTCGGCCGTGCGCACCGACGGTCACAAGATGGACAGCACAAGGGGCTGGGCGGCGCAGCAGTGGATGGACTGGGACAAGAATGCAACGACCCTGCAGGGCGTCGCGGGATACACATGGACCTTCAATTTTCTGATTCGCAACGACGGCAGTCAGTCGATGCAGGGGATGAAGATCAGCAGGGAATATTTACGACTGATGGGTGTGAAGACGGTTACCGGGCGGCTTTTTGAAGACTCGGAGTACGGGTCGGGTCCGGTGAAGTCGGTGGTGCTGGGATATGAGTTCTGGCAGCGTGTGCTGGGTGGTGATCCGCAGATGCTGGGCAAGACGATCCGCATCAGTCGCTGGAGCTCTCCAGTGACTGTCGTCGGCATTATGGAACCCGGCGTGCGCTTCCTGCCTGCGCCGGGAGCTTCGAAGGAACCGAACTACGATGTCAATGCGACGGTCGATCTTTGGATACCGGTCGCACCTGATCTGAAGGAGATGAAGTCTCCGGACTGGAATGTGGTGGCGCGGGTACGCGATGGCGTGACCGTGCAGAAGGCGCAACAGGAACTGACGGTGTTGACGGCGCAGCAGGCGGGTTCCGAGAAGACGTTTGAAGGGTTCACGCCGCAACTCCAAACCGTGTCTGCGGAGATGAACCAGGAGGGACAGAAGATTCTGCTGCCTCTGCTGGGAGCCGCGGCACTTGTGCTGCTGATCGCCTGTGGAAACGTGTCGGCTCTGTTACTGGTGCGTGGTTTGCAGCGCCAGCAGGAATATGCCATTCGCATTGCGATGGGGATGGGGCGCGGCGCGTTGTTGCGACTGATCATGACGGAGAGCCTGCTGCTGGCCTTGACGGGTGGCACACTTGGCGTCGGGTTAGCCTTTGGGGCGGTGACTTTGTTCAAGCTGATTGCGATCCACGCCGTGCCTCGGCTGGATGCAGTGACGGCGCATACGGCGGTGCTGGGATGGGGATTTGCCGCTGCCGTGCTTGCGGCCTTTATCGCTGGAACCATTCCGGCGCTTCGCGTGCTGCGGCTGGACCCGATGGAGGTGCTGAAGGACGGCGGAGCGAAAGGGACGGCAGGCGTTGGAGAGAGACGGTTGCTGCGCGCAGTGGTGGTACTGCAGACGTCGTTGACCCTGGCGCTGCTGGTGGGAGCAGGTCTGCTGATCCGGACGATGGCGAAGATCGCGGCGGCACCGTCGGGATACGACACCAGCAAGATCCTTACGATGAGTGTGACCGAGGTGCAGAATCAGGACCAGGCCGTATGGAATGATTTCCATCACCGCGCACTGGAACGCGTGGCCGCAATTCCCGGTGTGCAATATGCAGCGTTTGCGTGGGGAGTGCCGTTGACCGGGAACAACTGGCCCGCCACGGTGGAGATTGAAGGGCAGCCGCCCGCGATCAAGGAAAGCGACAAGATCGCTTTGCCGCTTCGTTCGGTTACGCCTGACTATTTCAAGCTGATGGGGCTGGCTCTGCTGAACGGCCGCGCATTTCGCTCGACCGATGATGAGAAAGTACCGCGGGTGGCGGTGGTGAACAAGGCATTTGCCGGTCGCTTCTTTTCGGGCCAGCCTGTCATCGGAAGAAAGATATGGTTGAACGGGCGCGACAAGCCGGGGATGGAGATCGTTGGAGAGATTGCCGATGGGCGCACCGACGACCTGACCCGCCAGGCCTTGCCGGAGGTGTACCTGTCGTTCTGGCAGGCGGGGCCTTTCTCAAAACATCTTGTGATTCGAATAGCGGCGGATCCGAGCACCATTGTTGCCGGAGTGGAGCGGGAAGTGCGCAGTGTGGACCCTTCTGCCGCGATTGAGAATGTGAAGACGTTGGAACAGATTCGCGACGACTCACTTGCATCACGCACCTTCGTTATGCGTCTGCTGGTGGGTTTTTCGATTATTGGAAGCGTGCTGACGCTGGTGGGAATTTACGGTGTGCTTTCGCTGTCGGTGATTTCGCGGCGTCGGGAACTGGCGATTCGCGCTGCGGTGGGAGCGCAGCAGAGCGATCTTCGTCGACTCATTTTCAATGAAGGCATTCGGGTGATTGGAGGCGGCGTGTTTTTTGGCGTCGTCCTGGCGCTGATCTCATCGCAGGTGTTGAGCGCGTTTCTGTATGAAGTACGACCGACCGATCCTGTCACCCTGCTCGTTGTGGGGCTGTTGTTTTTAGGAGTGGGGCTGCTGGCGTGCTGGGTTCCGGCGTGGCGCGCGGAAAAAGTGCATCCCATTGAAGCTTTGCGGTATAGCTGAATCTCGTCTTTGTGTAGTTAGGTAACTTACCTAACTACACAAAGAGGTATCGATTTAAACTTCGCGTGCCATGACGGCGTCGTGATGGGTGGTGCTGCCTACGGTGAAGAAGCGTTCGCCGATCTGGGTGAAGCCAGCCTTTTCATAGAAGCGGATGGCGGCGTGGTTCTTGCCGTAGACGCCAAGGATCAGGCGTTTGCGACCGAGTTCGCGGGTGTAGTCGATGGCGCGATCCATCAGCGCTTTGCCGATGCCAAGTCCCTGGAAGCGGTGCAGCAGGTAGATGCGGCGCAGTTCATAGTCGGTGGGAAGTGTTTCGATGGGGAAGTCTGGTTCGCAGCAGATGATGTAACCCACGGGGACATTGCCCGGTGGAACTTCTGCGACGGCGACGCGGCCGGTGGGCATGGCCATGTACTTCGCATACATCTCCGGCGAATGGTTTTTGTGGAAGTGGGCAAGGATGTCGTCCGCATCCAGCACGTCGGCAAAGGCCTCAAGAAAGCTGGCGCCGCCTACCAGCGACAGCATCGGTTCATCGCCCGGGCCACACTGGCGCAGGCGGAATGGAGTCTCGCTCATTCGTTTAGGATAGCGGTTCCTGCACGATATGGCCGGGGCTGAAGCCCTTGCTTTCTTCTCGTTGTTTCAGGGATCTGAAGCCCCTGCTCTAATCCTGTATCGCTCCCTTCCATGAGAAGGCCCGCCCATATCAGGTAGATTCGACCGCAGAGTTGTCTTGTTTGCGGGCGAGCACAATCGGTTGATAGAACGTTGTCGCTTCTGGCATCAGCCATTCGATTTCTTTGAAGCCGTGGGATCCAAGAGCCTGCGTAAGCTCGGCACGCGTTATGGCGCGATATCGAGACGCATAATGCCTGCTTGTCCAGAGTGAGGCTGATTTCCAGGTGAGGTAGAGATGAACGTCGTATTGGTTCCCATCCCAGTCCCACACCTGATGAACAATGCGCCGGGTCTCATTCTCTGAATAAAAAGTGGGACCTTGAAAGGATGGACGGGTGGATAGCAGGCTGTCATAGTCGCGAACCGTGGCGAGCAGAACGCCTCCAGGTTTTAGTCGCATGGAGATATTCTCCAGCGCCTGGCTCAAATCCTCATCGGACAACAGGTGAGGCAGAGCATTATCCCCAACCAGTACCGCGTCGAACTCTGACCTGGGCAGAGCGAAAAGATCTCGCATGTCGGCCACATGGAATTTGATATCCACGCCTAATTTGCGCGCTTCACGGGCTGCTCGCCTTACTGCCGCTTTGCTTAGATCAGTGGCAACCACCGTATGACCGCGTTGGGCAATCCCGATGGCTTGTGTTCCGATCCCGCAGGCACAGTCGAGTATCTTGAGAGGGCCTGGAGTCAGCCTGTTTTCGAGCAACGGCCCGAGCGTAGCCGCCTGTCGTTGAATCGAGCGATCCCAATCCTCAAAGATCAAATGATAGTGTTCTGCCAGATCATCGTAGAATCCCGCGGTATCCGTACTCATGGTGCTCCTCGACTGTGGCGTGACGATCTGGTGTTGCTCTGCGTAGTTCTTCGTGTCTGGCTTACTTGCCCGTAGACTTCGTGGTTTCTGATGTGTTGGGATCCGGAGTTGCGCCGAGTGCTCTGCCTACGGCGTGAAACGAGCGCGACAGTGCATGGCCGGTTGCCTGGGTTGCTGTGCCGAGTGCGCCGCCAGTGTGGTTTCCCGCGATGGCGATGGCCGTGTCTGTGGAACGCACGCCTGTGAGTGCGCCGTCGATGGCGGCATTGCCGCCCAGAATGGCTCCCTGCGCGGGACGCTTCTCGGGGGTGGCCCACGCCACGTCCGTTGTGGGTAATCGCGACAGGCGGTTCAGTCGTGCTTCGGTGAAGTCACTTCGACTTACCTTGTCCATGAGCGGCCATTGTGTCGAAGTCATCCATCTGGCGCCGTTCATCACTGCGCCGGGTTCGCCAAGATTCACCACAGGCAGACGTGGTGCTGCGTAGCTGTTTCGGCAGATATCGCCGCCACAGCCGTGATTGCAGAGCTCGGCGTTGAGGAACGATGCGTGTTTGCCGTCGGAAACCCAGATCATGGTGCCGTCGTGTTCCGCGTGCAGGGTGGAGGCGCGGGTGATCTGACTGGCGTCGCAGACTGTGTCCTCGTGTGCTGCCGCGTACCAGAACTTCGCTTTCCACATCTTCGGATCATCGTGCTGTTTGCCTTCGGGAAGCAATAGAGCCGCTACATGTTCGGTATCCAGTGTGTGACCCAGGCGGCCACAATCTCTGCGCCACAGATGGTAGAAGTGCAGCTCGATGGCGTTCTGACCGTTTACGCGGCGTGGTGTGGCCTGCCCGTAGAGAGTGCCGTTATCGGCTTCCGGGGTGGGAATTGCGATGCCGGGCATGAAGCGTGCGGGGAGTGCGGAGCAGTCGCTGGTGCTGACCATTAACGTTGGTGCGAATTGCTGGAGAAGTGCTGTTTCCAATGCGTCGGGCAAGCCATCGTGATCACTGTCGATGGTTTGTGCGTGCGACAACAGGCACGTTGCCAGCAGAGCGCAGGCCAGAAGAAGAGATCGCAATGAGGGCCTCGTTCGGGGAGATCGCGGCGCAGCAGTGTGCTGCCCATGTGCTTACTGATGATAGCCCTCACCCGTAGGTGGTATCGCTGTGTTTGCGGCGTGTTATGACATATGCCACAGAGGATTCCTGCAGGTAGCTTTTGGTGAATGGTGATGATGTTTGTTCGGCGCGATTCTTATCTTGTCAGAGAGGGCAGTTCCTCTCAGGAAGTGAGAAACGTTATGCATGATCTGATTGTTGCCTTCGCGTTTATCTCCATGATGATGATTCCGTGTGCTGTGGCTACTTTCTCCGGTAAGGCCGAGGTATAGTCGCAGGATTTTGCTTTCACCGCCTGTCTCTGACCGTCTCCTCCAAGCGGTTTCACAGAGCAAAGGCGTAACTCCTCCCCTTGGGAAATAGGCCCGGTGAAAGTTGCCGGGCCTTTGTCGTTGCCAGAGGAATCTTTGTGTAGACTCCGGGCATGCGTATTTCCGCCGTTGTTCTTGCCTGTTCGCTTGCTGTCTCCGCTGTTGCTCAGAAGCCTTCCACCGCACCGCCCACTGTTGCAGAGGCGAAGGCGTTTCTGGATCGCGCGAATGCTGCGTTGTTGAAGGCTGCAACGGATGGCAGTCATGCGGAGTGGCTGGCGGAGACGTACATCAATGAAGACAGTGAAGCGACGACGGCGCTGCTGAATGAGCAGTCGTCGAAGCTGTCGTTGGATCTGATTGCAGAGAGCCATCGCTTTGACAAGCTGACACTGCCTGCTGAGATGCGTCGGCAGATGATGTTGTTGCAGGTGGGTGCGCCTGCTGCGCCGCATGATCCGAAGTTATTGGCGGAAGAGACGAAGCTGGCAGCTTCGTTGACCGGCGCATATGGCAAGGGCACATACTGCGATGCCGCGGGCAAGTGCATGAGCGTGGACGACGTGGATACGTTCATGGCGAAGACTCGCGATGCGAATGAACTGACGAAAGTGTGGGTGGGTTGGCACAGTGTGGGTGCGCCCATGCGCAAGGATTACCAGCGCTTCGTGGAGCTGCAGAACATTGGCGCGAAGGAGCAGGGATACAAGGACACGGGCGATCTGTGGC is part of the Terriglobus sp. RCC_193 genome and encodes:
- a CDS encoding SCO family protein, giving the protein MKLQKTIRRKRTAGLLGVLALLFGLLPAAVSAQVAAIGDKQTGDQYGSELPTVLKGASIDQHLNVTLPSVPFVDETGKPVNTADYFGNGKPAVLALVYFKCPMLCSEELNGLVQGLAMVHLDPAKDFNVLVVSIDPTDTAADALKEKKLYTKRYARPGTEGGWHFLTGNQASIDAVTKAVGFGYVKIPSPDGKTIQFAHASAIQILTPEAKIAQYYLGVEYAPKDLLLGLVEASDHKIGSPVANILTYCYHYDPHRNKHSLIVARVVQLGGMITVAGLGGFMFLMFRRDLKLGRENALTRKDDRT
- a CDS encoding cytochrome c oxidase subunit 3 family protein produces the protein MSIASTITHPPEPEIHPSHDVHEHPFYQKHHFETAEQQREAASFGMWLFLLTEIMFFGGLFFAYLLYRNWYYEAFVSASNSLNMPLGLINTIVLISSSFTMAMGVWSAEIRNKKYLQISLIATIVLGFVFLGIKTVEYHDKFVEHHVPGASFDIKDFVNPPKDSLEKPLTVDMANKTQIYFSLYFAMTGVHALHMIIGIAILFVLLWKARTGLYTTGYVQPIENFGLYWHFVDIVWIFLFPFLYLINRH
- a CDS encoding GNAT family N-acetyltransferase; its protein translation is MSETPFRLRQCGPGDEPMLSLVGGASFLEAFADVLDADDILAHFHKNHSPEMYAKYMAMPTGRVAVAEVPPGNVPVGYIICCEPDFPIETLPTDYELRRIYLLHRFQGLGIGKALMDRAIDYTRELGRKRLILGVYGKNHAAIRFYEKAGFTQIGERFFTVGSTTHHDAVMAREV
- a CDS encoding cytochrome C oxidase subunit IV family protein; this translates as MSDHQATSHNLTPVDAHHDNLDVHDPANITNPEHVAHHIVSPAVYGMIFGVLMVGTLLTVGASMVNLGHFNAPIAIGIAVTKAVFVVLFFMHVKYSSRLVKLTVAAGFFTFLVLVFMSLLDYVSRAWGQW
- a CDS encoding ADOP family duplicated permease, which encodes MRALRRLWLRAWNVVSGRSGQQRLREEIEQHIALETADNIRAGMTTAEAHRAARIKFGPVEAIRESYHSEKGLHVMETILQNCIFALRMMRKSPGFTALAAITLALGIGATSAVFSLIQGVLLTPPPYQKPDQLVLVSAVRTDGHKMDSTRGWAAQQWMDWDKNATTLQGVAGYTWTFNFLIRNDGSQSMQGMKISREYLRLMGVKTVTGRLFEDSEYGSGPVKSVVLGYEFWQRVLGGDPQMLGKTIRISRWSSPVTVVGIMEPGVRFLPAPGASKEPNYDVNATVDLWIPVAPDLKEMKSPDWNVVARVRDGVTVQKAQQELTVLTAQQAGSEKTFEGFTPQLQTVSAEMNQEGQKILLPLLGAAALVLLIACGNVSALLLVRGLQRQQEYAIRIAMGMGRGALLRLIMTESLLLALTGGTLGVGLAFGAVTLFKLIAIHAVPRLDAVTAHTAVLGWGFAAAVLAAFIAGTIPALRVLRLDPMEVLKDGGAKGTAGVGERRLLRAVVVLQTSLTLALLVGAGLLIRTMAKIAAAPSGYDTSKILTMSVTEVQNQDQAVWNDFHHRALERVAAIPGVQYAAFAWGVPLTGNNWPATVEIEGQPPAIKESDKIALPLRSVTPDYFKLMGLALLNGRAFRSTDDEKVPRVAVVNKAFAGRFFSGQPVIGRKIWLNGRDKPGMEIVGEIADGRTDDLTRQALPEVYLSFWQAGPFSKHLVIRIAADPSTIVAGVEREVRSVDPSAAIENVKTLEQIRDDSLASRTFVMRLLVGFSIIGSVLTLVGIYGVLSLSVISRRRELAIRAAVGAQQSDLRRLIFNEGIRVIGGGVFFGVVLALISSQVLSAFLYEVRPTDPVTLLVVGLLFLGVGLLACWVPAWRAEKVHPIEALRYS
- the coxB gene encoding cytochrome c oxidase subunit II codes for the protein MQISPVLWQFLTKWLTSSALWPDQASTIAPWADALYIFLWLMTVVGVILVGALVLFFAIRYRKERHPEAVQIEGSTLLEATWTIIPLGIFLFVFVWGAWLYFRIYNPPADAMQVYVVGKQWMWKAEHPGGQHEINALHVPMGRPVQLTMISQDVFHSYSIPAFRVKREVIPGRYTTVWFNATKPGTYHLFCTQYCGTLHSGMVGEITVMDPADYQKWTEESTSGMSLAQNGERLFASLGCISCHSGNATASGPNLAGIYGSKIKMDDGTEQVATDGFLRDVILNPSQHVPYGYKPIMPTYQGQISEEGLIDLVEYIKSLKTNYRVQQTLDTSKSDDAAPITPAASQKVTQ
- a CDS encoding class I SAM-dependent methyltransferase — encoded protein: MSTDTAGFYDDLAEHYHLIFEDWDRSIQRQAATLGPLLENRLTPGPLKILDCACGIGTQAIGIAQRGHTVVATDLSKAAVRRAAREARKLGVDIKFHVADMRDLFALPRSEFDAVLVGDNALPHLLSDEDLSQALENISMRLKPGGVLLATVRDYDSLLSTRPSFQGPTFYSENETRRIVHQVWDWDGNQYDVHLYLTWKSASLWTSRHYASRYRAITRAELTQALGSHGFKEIEWLMPEATTFYQPIVLARKQDNSAVEST
- a CDS encoding PadR family transcriptional regulator, with the translated sequence MAQKTDVKQGTLALMVLKTLDVLGPLHGYGIARRIEQISGDLLSVNQGTLYPLLLKLEHEGSIDSDWGASENNRRARYYRLTKVGSRQLQSEVRDWQQTTEIMARFLTAKAEELG
- a CDS encoding cbb3-type cytochrome c oxidase subunit I, whose amino-acid sequence is MSTIVSLPDQSTATLPKKNYINAEHGLLSWLLTADHKRIALLYMFSITFFFFIGGFFAGMVRLELLTPAGDLMAADTYNKMFTMHGIVMIFLFLVPSVPATLGNFFLPIMIGAKDLAFPKINLLSWYLYMAAGIFVITTLVLGGVDTGWTFTTPLSTHYLNTHVATTATGIFIAGFSSIFTGLNFIVTVHRMRAPGMTWFRLPLFVWSNYAASVLMVLGTPVLAIAIVLVALERTIGIGVFDPTKGGDPLLFQHLFWFYSHPAVYIMILPGFGVISEVVSTFTRKRVFGYTAVAFSSVAIAVFGFFVWAHHMFIMGVSNYSALVFSLLTMLVAVPSAIKIFNWAFTMQKGSITFETPMLYVFGFIGLFTIGGLTGVFLGSLGMDVMLTETYFVVAHFHFVMVGGMLMAFLAGIHFWWPKMTGRMYPEGVSKFAAVVTFIGFILTFFPQFVVGYLGMPRRYAAYPPEYQVLNVLSTAGATVLGVGYMLPLFYLAWSLKYGAIAGSNPWQATGLEWQIQSPPLTENFTETPIVTQEAYDYEWLAKKQERELQHVG